The following proteins are co-located in the Rippkaea orientalis PCC 8801 genome:
- a CDS encoding type II toxin-antitoxin system PemK/MazF family toxin translates to MVTYNQFDVVVVPFPLTDKTTSKKRPALVISDMAFNLSLKKIVMAMITTSGHSSWMFDVSIVNLAASGLKSPSLIRMKLFTLDDALIVRKIGTLTQSDQERVKNSLKQLFKLL, encoded by the coding sequence ATGGTGACTTATAACCAGTTTGATGTTGTAGTTGTCCCTTTTCCCTTGACTGATAAAACAACATCTAAAAAACGTCCTGCATTAGTTATTTCTGATATGGCTTTTAATTTATCCTTAAAAAAGATTGTTATGGCTATGATTACTACCAGTGGTCATTCTTCTTGGATGTTTGATGTTTCTATTGTTAATTTAGCTGCGTCGGGGCTTAAATCTCCATCCTTAATTAGAATGAAGTTATTTACTCTAGATGATGCTTTGATTGTAAGGAAAATCGGCACATTGACGCAATCAGATCAAGAGAGGGTCAAAAATTCACTAAAACAGTTATTTAAGTTGTTGTGA
- a CDS encoding AbrB/MazE/SpoVT family DNA-binding domain-containing protein — MQNQSAQSKCDNITVSKLTQKYQATIPRRIREVLDLHQGDSVIFELQDDKVILKKVLPMDWDYLNAVSATLTEWLSPEDEEAYGDL; from the coding sequence ATGCAAAACCAATCAGCTCAATCTAAGTGCGATAACATAACAGTCTCTAAACTCACCCAAAAATACCAGGCGACCATTCCACGGCGTATAAGGGAAGTTTTAGACTTACATCAAGGAGATTCAGTTATTTTTGAGTTGCAAGATGATAAGGTAATTTTGAAGAAAGTGCTACCGATGGATTGGGACTATCTCAATGCAGTGTCAGCAACACTAACTGAGTGGCTATCTCCTGAAGATGAGGAAGCCTATGGTGACTTATAA